The sequence below is a genomic window from Streptomyces sp. V1I1.
GCTGCCGGAGGCCATCTCCGGGTGCTCGCGCATGGCGTGGGCGACCCGGCCCTCGTGAGTGTCGGGCGCGGCGGTCGCCAGCCGGGCGACGGCTCGGGTGAGGCCGTGCAGGGATACGGAGAACAGCGGCGCACCGCATCCGTCGACCGTCACCCGTGCGATGCCCTGCCCGGTGAGGTCCTCCACGGTCGCGGCGATGGCCCACTGCAACCGGTGTCCGGGGTCGAGGTAATTGTCCAGCGACCAGCCACGGGCCCGGGCCGCAATCAGCATGGCGGCGTGCTTGCCCGAGCAGTTCTGAGCGAGCCGGGTGGGGCCGAGGCCACGGCGGATCCACTCCTCGCGCACCGCCGGGCCGTACGGCAGATCGGGGACATTGCGCAGGTCGTCCTCGGTCAGCCCGGCGGTGTGCAGCATGCGCCGGGCCGTGGCCAGATGCCGTTCCTCACCGGAGTGGCTGGCCGCGGTGAGGGCCAGCCACTCGTCGTCCAGCGGCGGCAGTCCCGCGCGCAGCAGGCCGACTGCCTGGACCGGCTTGAGCGCCGAGCGCGGGTAGAACGAGGCCTCGATGTCACCCGCCCTGAACTCCACGCTGCCGTCCGCCGCCAGCACGACGACCGAGCCGTGGTGAACTCCCTCGATGATGCCTCCGCGCACTACGTGGGCGAGGGGGACATGGGCGGGTTCGCGGACGGCGGGCGGCTCTGCCGGGGTACGGCGTGGCGTGGAGATATGACTCATACTCAGCCTTCGGTGCTATCGGTTCGGTTGTGCTGCGTGTTGTTGTGCTGGGTGATCTGACGCTCGTGCGCCGCCGACTCTCGTACAGCCCCGACCCGGCCCCGTACAAGAAACCAGCCCGCGACCAACGCCGCCGCGATCACGGGCAGGGACAGGACAGTCGTGCGGCCCGCCCCGCCGTCGGCCCACATCAGGACCAGTACCGACGCGAGGAAGACCAGCGTGACGATCTCGGTCCACGGCGAGCCTGGGAGCCGGTAGCCGGGGCGGCGGAGCTGCCCGGCCTCGGCCTTCCGCCAGAAGAGGAGATGACAGACCATGATCATGGCCCAGGTGCTCAGAATGCCGATCGCCGCGAAGTTCAGCACGATCTCGAAGGCCTCGCTCGGCACGACGAAGTTGAGGCCCACGCCCAGCACGCAGAAGGAGGACGTGAGCAGGATGCCGCCGTACGGGACCTGGTTGCGGTTCATCACGCCGGTGAACCTCGGCGCGGATCCGGACATCGCCATGGAGCGCAGGATGCGCCCGGTGGAGTAGAGCCCTGAGTTGAGGCTGGACATCGCGGCGGTGAGGACGACGAGGTTCATCACGCCGCCCGCCGCCGGCACCCCGATGTTGGACAGCACGGTCACGAAGGGGCTCTCGCCGGCCGAGTACGCGTTCCAGGGAAGCAGCATCGTCAGCAGTACCACTGAGCCGACGTAGAAGAGAGCCACCCGCCACATGATGGAGTTGATGGCTTTGGGCATGATCTTCTCCGGTTCCGCCGTCTCACCCGCCGTGACGCCGACCAGTTCGACCGAGGCGTAGGCGAAGACGACGCCCTGGATGACCAACAGCATCGGGAGCGTCCCGGCCGGGAAGATGCCGCCGTTGTCCACGATCAGCGAAGGACCGGGGGTGTGGCCGTCGACCGGCTGCTGGGTG
It includes:
- a CDS encoding asparaginase: MSHISTPRRTPAEPPAVREPAHVPLAHVVRGGIIEGVHHGSVVVLAADGSVEFRAGDIEASFYPRSALKPVQAVGLLRAGLPPLDDEWLALTAASHSGEERHLATARRMLHTAGLTEDDLRNVPDLPYGPAVREEWIRRGLGPTRLAQNCSGKHAAMLIAARARGWSLDNYLDPGHRLQWAIAATVEDLTGQGIARVTVDGCGAPLFSVSLHGLTRAVARLATAAPDTHEGRVAHAMREHPEMASGSGRDVARLMQAVPGLLAKDGFEGVQVAALPDGRAVGVKIADGADRARMPVTAAALALCGVDPRILAGFAQTPVIGGGTAVGSLRAVGALATLSAPSAPAPSSAA
- a CDS encoding amino acid permease, which produces MSEQSLRKTEQQRQQELQQEGQDERQRRDGGHVDAGDAGYSKSLKSRHVNMIAIGGAIGTGLFLGAGGRLASAGPSLAVAYALCGVFAFLVVRALGELVLYRPSSGAFVSYAREFLGEKGAFVAGWMYFMNWATTGIADITAVATYTHYWGMFTDVPQWVIALIALAVVLTVNLISVKIFGELEFWFAIVKVGALVLFMLIGIFLLVTQQPVDGHTPGPSLIVDNGGIFPAGTLPMLLVIQGVVFAYASVELVGVTAGETAEPEKIMPKAINSIMWRVALFYVGSVVLLTMLLPWNAYSAGESPFVTVLSNIGVPAAGGVMNLVVLTAAMSSLNSGLYSTGRILRSMAMSGSAPRFTGVMNRNQVPYGGILLTSSFCVLGVGLNFVVPSEAFEIVLNFAAIGILSTWAMIMVCHLLFWRKAEAGQLRRPGYRLPGSPWTEIVTLVFLASVLVLMWADGGAGRTTVLSLPVIAAALVAGWFLVRGRVGAVRESAAHERQITQHNNTQHNRTDSTEG